In Pseudomonas sp. GCEP-101, one DNA window encodes the following:
- a CDS encoding CTP synthase codes for MTRYIFVTGGVVSSLGKGIASASLAAILEARGLKITMLKLDPYINVDPGTMSPFQHGEVFVTHDGAETDLDLGHYERFVRTTMTQNNNFTTGRVYMDVLRKERRGDYLGATVQVIPHITDEIKRRIIKGAGDADVALVEVGGTVGDIESQPFLEAIRQLRVEIGSRRAMLMHLTLVPYIATAGETKTKPTQHSVKELRSIGLQPDILVCRSDHPVDVSSRRKIALFTNVEERAVISLEDVDTIYRIPSVLHAQGVDDLVVERFGLECGPADLSEWDRVVDAKLNPEREVTIAMVGKYMELLDAYKSLIEAMTHAGIQSRTKVNLRYIDSEDIEQQGTSLLEGADAILVPGGFGLRGVEGKITAVQYARENKVPYLGICLGMQVAVIEYARNVLGWTDANSTEFDKSSGHPVVGLITEWQDATGATEVRTEASDLGGTMRLGAQECLLSAGTLVHDCYGKDVIVERHRHRYEVNNNLRPQLEAAGLKISGRSGDGALVEVVEAPDHPWFVACQFHPEFTSTPRDGHPLFSGFVNAALKQAGKA; via the coding sequence ATGACGCGCTACATCTTCGTCACGGGTGGTGTTGTTTCTTCATTGGGGAAAGGCATCGCCTCGGCTTCCTTGGCTGCCATTCTGGAAGCGCGTGGCCTGAAGATCACGATGCTCAAGCTGGACCCCTACATCAACGTCGATCCGGGCACCATGAGCCCGTTCCAGCACGGTGAGGTGTTCGTCACCCACGACGGCGCGGAAACCGACCTCGATCTGGGCCACTACGAGCGCTTCGTTCGTACCACGATGACCCAGAACAACAACTTCACCACCGGCCGCGTCTACATGGACGTGCTGCGCAAGGAGCGCCGTGGTGACTACCTGGGCGCCACCGTGCAGGTGATTCCGCACATCACCGACGAGATCAAGCGTCGCATCATCAAGGGCGCCGGCGATGCCGACGTGGCCCTGGTTGAAGTTGGCGGCACCGTGGGTGACATCGAGTCGCAACCCTTCCTCGAGGCCATCCGCCAGCTGCGCGTGGAGATCGGCTCGCGCCGCGCCATGCTGATGCACCTGACGCTGGTCCCGTACATCGCCACCGCGGGCGAGACCAAGACCAAGCCGACCCAGCATTCGGTCAAGGAACTGCGCTCCATCGGCCTGCAGCCGGACATCCTGGTCTGCCGTTCCGACCATCCGGTGGACGTCTCCTCCCGTCGCAAGATCGCCCTCTTCACCAACGTGGAAGAACGCGCGGTCATCTCGCTGGAAGACGTCGACACCATCTATCGCATCCCCTCCGTGCTGCACGCCCAGGGCGTCGATGACCTGGTCGTCGAGCGCTTCGGCCTGGAGTGCGGCCCGGCCGACCTGTCCGAGTGGGACCGCGTGGTCGACGCCAAGCTCAACCCCGAGCGCGAAGTCACCATCGCCATGGTCGGCAAGTACATGGAACTGCTCGACGCCTACAAGTCGCTGATCGAAGCCATGACCCACGCGGGCATCCAGAGCCGCACCAAGGTCAACCTGCGCTACATCGACTCCGAGGACATCGAGCAGCAGGGCACCAGCCTGCTCGAAGGCGCCGACGCCATCCTGGTGCCGGGCGGCTTCGGCCTGCGCGGCGTGGAAGGCAAGATCACCGCCGTGCAGTACGCCCGCGAGAACAAGGTTCCGTACCTGGGCATCTGCCTGGGCATGCAGGTGGCCGTCATCGAGTACGCCCGCAACGTGCTGGGCTGGACCGATGCCAACTCCACCGAATTCGACAAGTCCAGCGGCCATCCGGTCGTCGGCCTGATCACCGAATGGCAGGACGCCACCGGCGCCACCGAAGTGCGCACCGAGGCTTCCGACCTGGGCGGCACCATGCGCCTGGGCGCCCAGGAGTGCCTGCTGTCCGCCGGCACCCTGGTGCACGACTGCTACGGCAAGGACGTGATCGTCGAGCGTCACCGTCACCGCTACGAAGTGAACAACAACCTGCGTCCGCAACTGGAAGCCGCCGGCCTGAAGATTTCCGGCCGCTCCGGCGACGGCGCGCTGGTGGAAGTCGTGGAAGCGCCGGACCATCCGTGGTTCGTGGCCTGCCAGTTCCACCCGGAATTCACCTCCACCCCGCGTGATGGCCACCCGCTGTTCAGCGGCTTCGTCAACGCCGCCCTGAAACAAGCCGGGAAAGCCTGA